From a single Terriglobales bacterium genomic region:
- a CDS encoding ComF family protein → MAGLIGVAAESLAATLFPADCRLCRAPLIHLSRLPVCPECLAQVVPISGPVCAVCGERLFSPHAAAASVPLCGMCGRAAPPYVKAVAFGGYDGNLRELIHLLKYERVLPAAQVLGEYLAGALEGLGTELTERPVLVPVPLDQERLRERGFNQAERIAEAALGRLRVRGREWHQVELNAGALRRVRATLSQTGLTRHQRRANLRGAFSVPRPEAVAGRDVVVVDDVFTTGTTASECARVLRRAGARSVFVATVARVMKGEGGSLSQGPKPQA, encoded by the coding sequence TTGGCAGGGCTGATAGGCGTGGCCGCGGAAAGCCTGGCCGCGACGCTGTTTCCCGCCGATTGCCGTCTCTGTAGGGCCCCCCTCATCCATCTTTCCCGCCTGCCGGTGTGCCCGGAGTGCCTGGCGCAAGTTGTTCCGATATCAGGACCGGTGTGCGCGGTATGCGGCGAGCGGCTGTTCAGCCCGCACGCGGCGGCGGCGAGTGTCCCGCTGTGCGGCATGTGCGGGCGGGCGGCCCCGCCCTACGTGAAGGCGGTGGCGTTCGGCGGCTATGACGGCAACCTGCGCGAGCTGATCCATCTTCTAAAATATGAACGTGTGCTGCCGGCGGCGCAGGTTCTGGGCGAGTATCTGGCCGGCGCGTTGGAAGGACTGGGAACGGAACTGACCGAGCGGCCGGTGCTGGTGCCGGTGCCGCTCGACCAGGAGAGGTTGCGCGAGCGCGGGTTCAACCAGGCGGAGAGGATTGCGGAAGCTGCGCTGGGCAGGTTGCGGGTCCGCGGTCGCGAGTGGCACCAGGTTGAACTGAATGCCGGCGCGCTGCGGCGAGTGCGTGCGACGTTGTCGCAGACCGGGCTGACGCGGCATCAGCGTCGCGCCAATCTGCGAGGCGCGTTCAGCGTTCCGCGGCCGGAGGCCGTGGCTGGACGGGACGTCGTGGTGGTCGATGATGTGTTCACTACGGGCACGACGGCGTCGGAATGCGCGCGGGTGCTGCGGCGGGCGGGCGCGAGAAGCGTGTTCGTCGCGACGGTAGCAAGAGTGATGAAGGGAGAAGGCGGAAGTTTATCTCAAGGGCCAAAGCCCCAGGCTTAG
- a CDS encoding HNH endonuclease, whose amino-acid sequence MTHRTHNTEHGGHGNGHAEVRPGNGLSVMHTPVLVLNASYEPINICAARRAIVLVLKGVARTEEENGHTLHAERFEIRLPSVIRLLEYRRIPHQTRALSRKNILLRDRNTCQYCGTVMPSSELTLDHVVPRSRGGLSTWENLVAACHPCNRRKGNQMVIEASMTLLREPRAFNLHTSRHIMRLIGRSDEKWRKYLFY is encoded by the coding sequence ATGACGCATCGGACACACAACACGGAGCACGGGGGCCACGGTAACGGGCACGCCGAGGTACGGCCGGGCAACGGCCTTTCGGTGATGCACACGCCGGTGCTGGTGCTGAACGCGTCCTACGAACCCATCAACATCTGCGCGGCGCGGCGGGCAATCGTGCTGGTGCTGAAGGGCGTGGCGCGCACCGAGGAAGAGAACGGCCACACCCTGCACGCGGAGCGCTTCGAGATCCGGCTGCCTTCGGTGATCCGCCTGCTGGAGTACCGCCGCATCCCGCACCAGACGCGGGCGCTTTCGCGAAAGAACATCCTGTTGCGGGACCGCAACACCTGCCAGTACTGCGGCACGGTGATGCCCTCGAGCGAGCTGACGCTGGACCACGTCGTGCCGCGGTCGCGGGGCGGGCTTTCGACGTGGGAGAACCTGGTGGCGGCCTGCCATCCCTGCAACCGCCGCAAGGGCAACCAAATGGTGATCGAGGCCAGCATGACGCTGCTGCGCGAGCCGCGCGCCTTCAACCTGCATACCAGCCGCCACATCATGCGCCTGATCGGGCGCTCGGACGAGAAGTGGCGGAAGTATCTGTTCTATTGA